Proteins co-encoded in one Arachis hypogaea cultivar Tifrunner chromosome 13, arahy.Tifrunner.gnm2.J5K5, whole genome shotgun sequence genomic window:
- the LOC140177633 gene encoding protein ALP1-like, producing the protein MQNLLFAKASPVEEDCIDPTWRMFKGCLGALDGTYIEVTVPESDKSRYRTRKGKICTNVLGVCNRDMSFVYVLSGWEGSASDSRILRDAITHGNSLKIPHGNYYLVDAGYTNGPGFLAPYRGTRYHVREWAQGTHAPRNYQEYFNRKHSSARNVIERCFGFLKKRWSILRSPSFHPIKTQNQIIIACCLLKNFIQKNMDMDPEEQTSFLDEFLPVEEEAPDELIDVVENTNEWTQRRDNIAIEMYEEWRTSRTE; encoded by the exons ATGCAAAACTTGTTATTCGCCAAGGCCTCACCGGTTGAAGAGGATTGCATAGACCCAACATGGAGAATGTTTAAG GGTTGCTTGGGAGCATTAGATGGCACTTATATAGAGGTGACAGTCCCCGAGTCTGATAAGTCAAGATATCGAACAAGGAAGGGTAAAATATGTACTAATGTCCTAGGAGTGTGTAACCGAGATATGAGCTTTGTTTATGTACTTAGTGGATGGGAGGGATCGGCATCTGACTCAAGAATACTTCGAGATGCAATCACTCATGGTAATAGTCTCAAGATACCTCATG GTAATTACTATTTAGTGGATGCGGGTTACACAAATGGTCCTGGGTTCCTAGCACCATATAGAGGCACTCGCTATCATGTTAGAGAGTGGGCTCAAGGAACACATGCACCTCGCAACTACCAGGAGTATTTTAATAGAAAGCATTCTTCTGCTAGGAATGTCATAGAGCGATGCTTTGGATTTCTTAAGAAGAGATGGTCAATTTTAAGAAGTCCTAGCTTTCACCCTATAAAAACACAAAATCAGATCATAATTGCTTGTTGTCTGTTGAAAAATTTTATTCAGAAGAACATGGATATGGATCCGGAAGAGCAAACTAGCTTCTTAGATGAATTTTTGCCCGTCGAAGAGGAAGCACCAGATGAGTTGATCGATGTGGTTGAAAATACGAATGAGTGGACACAACGGCGTGACAACATTGCAATTGAGATGTACGAAGAGTGGCGAACTAGTCGTACGGAGTAG